One Paraburkholderia sp. IMGN_8 DNA window includes the following coding sequences:
- the mdeB gene encoding alpha-ketoglutarate dehydrogenase, protein MTDLSSGSEQVRSLNVQGVERAEREDTDPQETAEWLEALDAVVAHVGRDRAQFLFDKLAGHALSLGVESARTTVTPYQNTIPLEQQPRYPGNLELEERLAAALRWNALAMVVRANQAYGELGGHIASYASAADLFEVGFNHFFRAAASNGEEGTGDLVYFQPHSSPGVYARAYLEGFLGEQHLQHYRREIAGPGLCSYPHPWLMPDFWQFPTGSMGIGPINAIYQARFMRYLANRGLAETGGRKVWGFFGDGEMDEPESTGALSLAAREGLDNLVFVINCNLQRLDGPVRSNGRIIDELEAHFIGAGWNVIKVIWGSDWDALFSRDRTGALLRAFAHTVDGQFQTFSANDGAYNRERFFGQNPELAALAAQLSDDDVDRLRRGGHDVRKLHAAYAKALAHRGQPTVILAKTMKGFGMGASGQGRMTTHQQKKLGFDDLKAFRDRFRLPLTDEDVGQVKFYKPADDSPEMQYLHARRAALGGYLPRRRRVASKGLIVPPMSSWGQFALDSNGREMSTTMALVRMLTALLKDNEVGPRVVPIVADEARTFGMANMFRQVGIYSPLGQLYEPEDLGSMLYYREDTNGQILEEGISEAGAVSSWIAAATSYSVHNLPMLPFYIYYSMFGFQRIGDLIWAAADQRARGFLIGATSGKTTLGGEGLQHQDGTSHLAASTIPNCRAYDPAFAYEVAAIVDAGMREMVEEQRDVFYYVTVMNENYAQPSVPGGDLDATREGILKGIYPLANQATSSQVQLLGAGAILGEIIAARQMLKDDWQIEAAVWSVTSFTELQRDGMASERLARHGETTEAPYVTKALAASKGPVIAATDYVRAVPELIRAYVPRRYVTLGTDGFGRSDTRQALRAFFEVDRAAIVIAALKALVDEGALEANVLAEARKKYRGEMPAGAASWQC, encoded by the coding sequence ATGACGGATTTGTCCAGCGGTAGCGAGCAGGTGCGGTCCTTGAATGTTCAAGGCGTGGAACGCGCGGAACGTGAAGACACCGACCCGCAGGAAACCGCCGAATGGCTGGAGGCGCTCGATGCAGTGGTCGCGCACGTCGGCCGCGATCGCGCGCAGTTCCTGTTCGACAAGCTTGCAGGGCATGCGCTGTCGCTCGGCGTGGAATCGGCGCGGACCACCGTCACACCGTACCAGAACACGATCCCGCTCGAGCAGCAGCCGCGTTATCCGGGCAATCTCGAACTCGAAGAGCGCCTCGCTGCCGCGCTGCGCTGGAATGCGCTGGCGATGGTGGTGCGCGCGAACCAGGCATACGGCGAACTCGGTGGCCATATCGCGAGCTATGCGTCAGCGGCGGATCTGTTCGAGGTCGGCTTCAACCATTTCTTCCGGGCCGCGGCATCAAACGGCGAGGAGGGCACGGGCGACCTCGTCTACTTCCAGCCGCATTCGTCGCCGGGCGTCTATGCACGGGCCTACCTCGAAGGATTTTTGGGCGAGCAGCACCTGCAACACTACCGCCGCGAGATTGCCGGGCCGGGGCTGTGCTCGTATCCGCATCCGTGGCTCATGCCGGACTTCTGGCAGTTCCCTACAGGCTCGATGGGCATCGGCCCGATCAACGCGATTTACCAGGCGCGCTTCATGCGCTACCTCGCCAACCGTGGCCTCGCAGAGACCGGCGGGCGCAAGGTGTGGGGATTCTTTGGCGACGGCGAGATGGACGAGCCGGAATCGACCGGCGCGTTGTCGCTGGCCGCCCGCGAGGGGCTCGATAATCTCGTGTTCGTGATCAACTGCAACCTGCAACGGCTGGATGGTCCGGTGCGCAGCAACGGCCGCATCATCGACGAACTCGAGGCGCATTTCATCGGCGCCGGCTGGAACGTGATCAAGGTGATCTGGGGTTCGGACTGGGACGCGCTGTTTTCGCGCGACCGCACCGGCGCGTTGCTGCGCGCGTTCGCGCACACCGTCGACGGGCAATTCCAGACTTTCTCGGCGAACGACGGCGCGTATAACCGCGAACGCTTCTTCGGCCAGAACCCGGAGCTGGCGGCGCTCGCCGCGCAGCTTTCCGACGACGACGTCGACCGCTTGCGCCGCGGCGGCCACGACGTGCGCAAGCTGCACGCGGCGTATGCGAAGGCGCTCGCGCATCGCGGCCAACCGACGGTGATCCTCGCGAAGACGATGAAGGGCTTCGGCATGGGCGCCTCGGGCCAAGGCCGGATGACCACGCATCAGCAAAAGAAACTCGGCTTCGACGACCTCAAGGCGTTTCGCGACCGCTTCCGCCTGCCGCTCACGGATGAGGACGTCGGACAGGTGAAGTTTTACAAGCCAGCGGACGACAGCCCGGAGATGCAATACCTGCATGCTCGCCGGGCTGCCCTGGGAGGCTATCTGCCCAGAAGGCGGAGAGTTGCATCGAAGGGGCTGATCGTCCCGCCGATGTCCTCCTGGGGGCAATTCGCGCTGGATTCGAACGGCCGCGAAATGTCCACGACCATGGCGCTGGTCCGGATGCTGACCGCGCTGCTCAAGGACAACGAAGTGGGTCCGCGCGTGGTGCCGATCGTCGCCGATGAGGCACGCACCTTCGGCATGGCGAATATGTTCCGTCAGGTCGGTATTTATTCGCCGCTCGGGCAGTTGTACGAGCCGGAGGACCTCGGCTCGATGCTGTACTACCGCGAGGACACCAACGGGCAGATTCTCGAGGAAGGGATTTCGGAAGCGGGCGCGGTGTCGTCGTGGATTGCGGCGGCGACCTCGTACAGCGTGCACAACCTGCCGATGTTGCCGTTCTACATCTACTACTCGATGTTCGGCTTTCAGCGCATCGGCGACCTGATCTGGGCCGCTGCGGATCAGCGCGCGAGAGGTTTCCTGATCGGCGCGACCTCGGGCAAGACGACGCTCGGCGGAGAAGGCCTGCAGCATCAGGACGGCACGAGCCATCTGGCGGCATCGACGATTCCGAACTGCCGTGCGTACGATCCGGCGTTCGCGTACGAAGTCGCGGCGATCGTCGACGCGGGCATGCGCGAGATGGTCGAAGAACAGCGTGACGTGTTCTATTACGTGACGGTGATGAATGAAAACTACGCGCAGCCTTCGGTGCCCGGCGGCGATCTGGATGCGACGCGCGAAGGCATCCTGAAGGGCATCTATCCGCTAGCTAATCAGGCGACGTCTTCGCAAGTGCAACTGCTCGGTGCTGGCGCGATTCTCGGCGAAATCATCGCTGCGCGGCAGATGCTGAAGGACGACTGGCAGATCGAAGCCGCCGTGTGGAGCGTGACCAGCTTTACCGAGTTGCAGCGCGACGGTATGGCGTCGGAACGCCTCGCGCGTCACGGTGAGACGACGGAAGCGCCGTATGTGACGAAAGCGCTCGCCGCATCCAAAGGCCCGGTGATCGCCGCAACCGACTATGTCCGCGCGGTGCCCGAACTGATTCGCGCCTATGTGCCGCGCCGCTACGTGACGCTCGGCACCGATGGCTTCGGCCGCAGCGACACGCGTCAGGCGTTGCGCGCGTTCTTCGAAGTGGACCGCGCGGCGATCGTGATCGCAGCGTTAAAGGCGCTCGTGGACGAGGGCGCACTCGAGGCCAACGTGCTTGCCGAAGCGCGCAAAAAATATCGCGGCGAGATGCCCGCGGGCGCCGCTTCATGGCAATGCTGA
- a CDS encoding Lrp/AsnC family transcriptional regulator — MTMPPRRLDRIDIGILSQLQQNARITNADLARSVNLSPTPCFNRVRALEKLGLFKQQVTLLNPEPLGLRINVFIQVSLEKQVEDALQRFEQAISERPEVMECYLMTGDADYLLRVVMPDMQTLERFIVDHLTKIPGISNIRSSFALKQVRYKTALPLPSSGLTLVDPDDVATDWR, encoded by the coding sequence ATGACCATGCCACCCAGACGGCTCGATCGCATCGACATCGGCATCCTGAGCCAGTTGCAGCAGAACGCGCGCATTACCAACGCGGATCTGGCCCGCTCGGTGAATCTGTCGCCGACGCCCTGCTTCAATCGCGTGCGCGCGCTCGAAAAACTCGGCCTGTTCAAGCAGCAGGTCACGTTGCTGAACCCGGAGCCGCTCGGGCTGCGCATCAACGTGTTCATTCAGGTGAGTCTGGAGAAGCAGGTGGAAGACGCGCTGCAGCGTTTCGAGCAGGCGATTTCGGAGCGCCCCGAGGTGATGGAGTGCTATCTGATGACGGGCGACGCCGACTATCTCTTGCGCGTCGTGATGCCGGACATGCAGACGCTGGAGCGCTTCATCGTCGATCATCTGACGAAGATTCCGGGCATTTCGAACATCCGCTCCAGCTTTGCTTTGAAACAGGTGCGCTATAAAACGGCGCTGCCGCTGCCGTCGTCAGGACTGACGCTGGTCGATCCTGACGACGTCGCGACCGACTGGCGTTAA